In Acidimicrobiales bacterium, the sequence CCGGGGAGCCGGTCGGGGAGATGGGCGCCGCCGGCTACTCCTACCGTTCGGCGCGGGTCGTCGCCGAGACCTCGGTGAGGGCGTTCGTGATCCCGGCCCGCCGGTTCCGCGAGCTGCTCGACGAGCTGCCCGGGGCGCGGGCCGCCCTCGACGCCAAGATGAGCGCCCGCCTCCAGCAGCTCCGCGGCGACTAACAGCTAGACCGGCAGGGCCTGGGGCGGGGGCGGCCCCACGTAGCGGGCGCTGGGACGGATGATGCGGTTGTCGGAGGCCTGCTCGAGCACGTGGGCACACCAGCCGACGGTGCGGCTGGCGGCGAAGGTCGGGGTGAACAGCTCCCGGGGCAGCCCGCACTGCTCCATCACCACGCCGGCGTAGAACTCGACGTTGGTGTGCAGCTCCCGGCCCGGCTTGAGCTCGGCCAGCACCCGCATCACCGTCTCCTCCACCTGCTCGGCGAAGCTCACCCGCGGCCCGCCGAGCTCCCTCGCGATCCGGCGCAGCAGGGCCGACCGGGGATCGTAGGTGCGGTAGACGGGGTGACCGAAGCCCATGATCCGGTCCCCACCCGCCACCGCGTCGCGCACCCACGCATCGGTGCGGTCCGGAGTGCCGATG encodes:
- a CDS encoding citrate/2-methylcitrate synthase, whose translation is IGTPDRTDAWVRDAVAGGDRIMGFGHPVYRTYDPRSALLRRIARELGGPRVSFAEQVEETVMRVLAELKPGRELHTNVEFYAGVVMEQCGLPRELFTPTFAASRTVGWCAHVLEQASDNRIIRPSARYVGPPPPQALPV